The Nitrospira sp. KM1 genome includes a window with the following:
- a CDS encoding glutamine--tRNA ligase/YqeY domain fusion protein: MTESGAASNFIREMVLADHATGKHGGRVVTRFPPEPNGHLHIGHAKAICLNFGLAQSVPGGVCHLRFDDTNPTTEDPEYVKSIQDDVKWLGFDWHDKLFYASDYFERLYEVALDLIRKRHAYVDSLTADEMRTYRGTLTEPGKNSPYRDRSVDENLDLFAKMRRGQFPDGTHVLRARIDMGSPNLNLRDPVLYRIRHAAHYRTGSAWCIYPSYDYAHPLSDVIEGITHSVCTLEFEDHRPLYDWMVAHAHTSRTPQQIEFARLNVAHAVMSKRKLLELVDRSLVAGWDDPRLPTIKGLRRRGYTPEAIRNFCEHIGVSKRDSVIEMQLLEHFIREDLNKRSNRVMAVLRPLKIVIENYPEDLTEEMEAVNNPEDPTAGARTVPFSRTLYIERDDFLESPPKQFFRLAPDREVRLRYGYIIKCVGVVKDSTGTVTELRCTYDPETRSGGPQAQRKVKATIHWVSAAHAVEAEVRLYNPLLTADLAAIPAGSDWTTYVNPQSLERVHGCRVEPGLRDTVPGVRYQFERIGYFCVDPDSIPGKPVFNRTVSLKDACAKTGTLAAK; the protein is encoded by the coding sequence GTGACTGAATCGGGGGCGGCATCAAATTTTATTCGCGAGATGGTCCTTGCGGACCATGCAACGGGGAAACACGGCGGCCGCGTCGTGACGCGATTCCCACCGGAGCCCAACGGACATCTCCATATCGGGCACGCAAAAGCCATCTGCCTGAATTTCGGTTTGGCGCAAAGCGTCCCAGGCGGCGTCTGTCATCTTCGTTTTGACGATACCAACCCGACCACTGAAGACCCCGAATATGTGAAGTCCATTCAAGACGATGTGAAATGGCTTGGTTTCGATTGGCACGACAAGCTCTTCTATGCATCGGATTACTTTGAACGACTCTATGAAGTCGCACTCGACCTGATCCGGAAGAGACATGCGTACGTGGACAGTCTGACCGCGGATGAGATGAGGACGTATCGCGGCACATTGACGGAACCGGGGAAGAACAGCCCCTACCGCGATCGGTCCGTCGACGAGAACCTCGACCTCTTCGCTAAAATGCGCCGCGGACAGTTTCCGGATGGAACCCACGTTCTTCGAGCCAGGATCGACATGGGCTCACCTAACCTGAACTTGCGCGATCCGGTGTTGTACCGCATTCGGCACGCCGCCCACTATCGTACGGGTTCTGCCTGGTGCATTTATCCGTCCTATGACTATGCGCATCCTTTGTCCGATGTCATCGAAGGGATTACGCATTCGGTCTGCACACTGGAGTTCGAAGACCACCGACCGCTTTACGATTGGATGGTCGCACACGCTCATACGTCTCGTACGCCTCAGCAGATCGAATTCGCGCGGCTCAACGTCGCCCATGCCGTCATGAGCAAACGAAAATTGCTCGAGTTGGTCGACCGGTCACTCGTGGCCGGCTGGGATGATCCCCGTCTGCCGACCATCAAAGGTTTGCGCCGTCGCGGGTATACTCCAGAAGCCATCAGAAATTTTTGCGAACACATCGGCGTATCAAAACGTGACTCCGTGATCGAAATGCAACTCCTCGAACATTTCATCCGCGAGGATTTGAACAAACGTTCGAACAGGGTCATGGCCGTCTTGCGACCGTTGAAAATTGTGATTGAAAACTACCCGGAAGACCTGACGGAAGAGATGGAAGCCGTCAACAATCCCGAAGATCCCACGGCAGGCGCCAGGACGGTGCCGTTTTCCAGGACTCTCTACATTGAACGGGACGATTTCCTGGAAAGTCCGCCCAAACAATTCTTTCGTCTGGCTCCTGATCGGGAAGTTCGGCTTCGCTACGGGTACATCATCAAATGCGTTGGGGTCGTGAAGGACTCGACCGGGACGGTGACCGAACTCCGTTGCACCTACGACCCTGAGACCAGAAGCGGTGGGCCGCAGGCGCAAAGAAAAGTGAAGGCGACTATCCATTGGGTCTCCGCGGCCCATGCAGTCGAAGCCGAAGTACGTTTGTACAATCCTTTGCTCACCGCGGACCTTGCAGCCATACCCGCCGGTAGTGACTGGACCACGTATGTGAATCCGCAATCACTTGAACGCGTTCACGGCTGCCGTGTCGAGCCAGGCCTTCGCGACACCGTACCCGGCGTTCGGTATCAATTTGAGCGTATCGGATACTTCTGTGTCGATCCGGACTCTATCCCGGGAAAACCTGTATTCAACCGCACGGTGTCGCTCAAGGATGCTTGCGCGAAAACAGGAACGCTCGCTGCGAAATAG
- a CDS encoding PilZ domain-containing protein: MIECRQFPRIPVDLQVYFSTTNNTLIREGTMFDLSAGGCAVASMTSVQSGSAIRILIRATDLGSPITIESGAVRWSEHGEFGVEFVGVSELDQSRLHRLLQATSPSPTRFT; this comes from the coding sequence ATGATTGAGTGCCGCCAGTTTCCCCGCATCCCAGTCGATTTGCAGGTCTACTTCTCAACGACCAACAACACGCTGATTCGCGAAGGAACGATGTTCGATCTCTCTGCAGGAGGATGTGCGGTCGCCAGCATGACCTCCGTACAATCCGGATCGGCGATCCGCATTCTAATCCGGGCAACTGATCTTGGTTCGCCGATCACGATCGAGTCCGGAGCGGTCAGGTGGAGTGAGCATGGAGAATTCGGCGTGGAATTTGTGGGCGTCTCTGAACTGGACCAGAGCCGTCTCCATCGGCTACTCCAAGCCACTTCGCCATCTCCCACTCGTTTCACCTGA
- a CDS encoding DNA gyrase inhibitor YacG, whose amino-acid sequence MNCPICRKATSWDGNPWRPFCSERCQLTDLGSWAMEEYRVPGPNLTMELPSENAEAVESPDDEWTGNHGKQSKG is encoded by the coding sequence ATGAACTGCCCGATCTGCCGCAAAGCTACCTCGTGGGACGGTAACCCCTGGCGTCCATTTTGCTCCGAAAGGTGTCAGCTCACTGACCTCGGCAGCTGGGCGATGGAAGAATATCGAGTGCCGGGGCCGAACCTGACGATGGAACTTCCGTCAGAGAACGCTGAAGCGGTCGAGAGTCCTGACGATGAGTGGACGGGCAATCACGGCAAGCAATCCAAGGGCTGA